Proteins found in one Crassostrea angulata isolate pt1a10 chromosome 3, ASM2561291v2, whole genome shotgun sequence genomic segment:
- the LOC128177445 gene encoding transcription factor JunB-like produces MLNRGLLSHSTDTFTEKMEDVDTDLQISSSQDSLMEAALAALGTGDMTPLVKEELKLTIQSRRLASGKGELRVNFEPPTQSELTEEEKVKVDRRREQNRMAAQRFRQKQKTLGDRVQKQVRGLETDNTRLRAELRLLREERDDLRRRLTEHLKVCPGVSLYVVNT; encoded by the exons ATGTTGAACAGGGGTTTATTGTCACATTCAACTGATACATTTACTGAGAAAATGGAAGACGTAGACACCGACTTACAAATCAGCTCCTCACAGGACAGCCTCATGGAGGCTGCTCTTGCTGCCCTTGGTACGGGGGATATGACCCCACTGGTGAAGGAAGAACTGAAGTTGACCATACAGTCGCGCCGCCTGGCGTCAGGGAAGGGAGAACTACGCGTCaactttgaaccccctaccCAGTCAGAG TTAACAGAGGAAGAAAAGGTTAAGGTAGACAGACGGCGTGAACAGAACAGAATGGCGGCCCAGCGGTTCCGTCAGAAACAGAAAACGTTAGGGGATCGAGTACAAAAG CAGGTCCGAGGTCTGGAGACTGACAACACAAGACTTAGAGCAGAGTTGAGGCTTTTACGGGAGGAGAGAGACGATCTGAGACGGAGGCTGACGGAACACCTGAAGGTCTGCCCGGGGGTGTCCCTGTACGTCGTCAACACCTGA